Proteins co-encoded in one Planctomycetaceae bacterium genomic window:
- a CDS encoding ABC transporter permease, with protein sequence MNAILDRELLSLLRSRRAFAIQAGVALVCGLLIILRWPAGARADIAGERSREVFTLFGYGLLACMVLLVPVFPAANIVRERQQKTLLLLLHSPLSPVTIYFGKLAATLGFVLILMALSVPAAAACHAMGGVSLFSGLAMLYGVLTVVAIQYAAQGLFISSRARSTDAALRVTYFSVLLVCGGVLVPHQFLQGTESPLASIAAKLRFVSPLPAVMEVLGHADAGSYGLQSGSGAPGFYVISAVISIAVFAAATIRRLSHRIFDQARSQGVITDERSGLQKLVRRLIFLVDPQRRKSEIGPLTNPVMVKEFRCRQFGRLHWLLRLIAGCAMVSLVLTYATTLGSADWGVETIGGIIVVMQVALIVLITPGLAGGLISSEHESGSWKLLRMTPLTAGVILRGKLLSVTGTMILILCGTLPGYLVMMRINPLVTEQVRQVVICLVLTAVFAILLSATVSSFCQRSAPATVTSYILLMLVCLGPMLIWLGRDAPFGHATVNAALTINPLAAALSVIRTPGFSAYQLVPQNWWIMGVSSLVLLAVLMIRIRILLRPD encoded by the coding sequence GTGAACGCAATTCTGGACAGAGAACTGCTGAGCCTGCTGCGTTCACGACGGGCGTTTGCGATTCAGGCGGGCGTCGCTCTGGTCTGCGGACTGCTGATCATCCTGCGCTGGCCCGCGGGGGCTCGCGCTGACATCGCCGGAGAACGTTCGCGCGAAGTCTTCACGCTGTTCGGCTACGGACTTCTGGCATGCATGGTTCTGCTGGTACCCGTGTTTCCCGCGGCGAACATCGTTCGGGAACGGCAGCAAAAGACATTGTTGCTGCTGCTGCATTCGCCGCTGAGCCCGGTCACGATCTACTTTGGCAAACTGGCGGCGACGCTGGGATTCGTGCTGATTCTCATGGCGCTGAGCGTTCCGGCGGCCGCAGCGTGTCACGCGATGGGCGGCGTTTCGCTGTTCAGCGGCCTTGCGATGCTGTACGGCGTGCTGACGGTTGTGGCCATTCAGTACGCTGCGCAGGGACTGTTCATCAGCAGTCGCGCACGATCAACCGATGCGGCGCTGCGAGTCACCTACTTCAGCGTGCTGCTGGTGTGCGGCGGCGTGCTGGTACCGCACCAGTTTCTGCAGGGAACAGAAAGTCCGCTGGCTTCCATCGCCGCGAAACTGCGATTCGTGTCGCCGCTGCCGGCCGTGATGGAAGTGCTGGGTCACGCTGACGCGGGGTCATACGGACTGCAGAGTGGTTCCGGAGCGCCCGGGTTCTATGTGATCAGCGCTGTGATTTCGATCGCCGTTTTCGCTGCGGCCACGATCCGCAGGCTCAGTCATCGAATCTTCGACCAGGCGCGATCGCAGGGCGTCATCACCGACGAACGCTCCGGCCTGCAGAAACTGGTCCGTCGGCTGATCTTTTTGGTCGACCCGCAGCGTCGGAAGTCCGAGATCGGTCCGCTGACAAATCCGGTCATGGTGAAGGAATTCCGCTGTCGGCAGTTCGGACGTCTGCACTGGCTGCTGCGTCTGATTGCCGGCTGCGCGATGGTGTCGCTGGTGCTGACGTACGCGACGACGCTTGGATCAGCCGACTGGGGCGTGGAGACGATCGGCGGCATCATCGTCGTCATGCAGGTCGCTCTGATCGTGCTGATCACACCCGGCCTGGCGGGAGGACTCATCAGCAGCGAACACGAAAGCGGAAGCTGGAAACTGCTGCGAATGACACCACTCACCGCCGGCGTCATCCTGCGCGGCAAACTGCTGAGCGTCACAGGCACGATGATCCTGATCCTGTGCGGAACGCTGCCGGGCTATCTGGTGATGATGCGCATCAATCCGCTGGTCACGGAGCAGGTCCGGCAGGTCGTCATCTGCCTGGTGCTGACAGCAGTTTTCGCCATCCTGTTAAGCGCCACGGTCAGCAGTTTCTGCCAGCGGTCGGCTCCCGCAACAGTCACTTCCTACATTCTGCTGATGCTGGTGTGCCTGGGACCCATGCTGATCTGGCTTGGACGCGACGCTCCCTTCGGACATGCCACAGTGAACGCCGCTTTGACGATCAACCCGCTGGCCGCGGCGCTGAGCGTGATCCGGACGCCGGGATTCTCGGCGTATCAGCTTGTTCCGCAGAACTGGTGGATCATGGGCGTATCGTCACTGGTCCTTCTGGCCGTGCTGATGATTCGCATTCGTATTTTGCTTCGTCCCGATTGA
- a CDS encoding ABC transporter ATP-binding protein, whose protein sequence is MNEPVVVAESLTKQYGEFTALDSLSLQVHRGQILGFIGPNGAGKTTTINILVGLSRPTSGSARIAGADCATDSRRIKRLVGYMPDTFGAYENMRVREYLDFFGAAYGIKRPERRKRIAEVLEITNAAWMQDRFVDALSHGMKQRIGIARTMLHDPEVLILDEPANGLDPAARIEMREILLRLAKAGKTLIVTSHILPELARICDMVAIITHGKLRAFGTVDEIMKTVNQKRMIEVQLSHAGQLPEAAKLVSRCVDQPGDVAPSEAEMIVRFRTSRTEDELGSLLEQMISAGIRVTQFREIPADLEDAFLSVTGTSTTGTSGNGDSGKSANPADATATAILRDKSVTAGKAT, encoded by the coding sequence GTGAACGAACCAGTTGTTGTCGCGGAATCACTTACGAAGCAATACGGCGAATTCACAGCGCTGGACAGTTTGTCGCTGCAGGTGCATCGCGGCCAGATTCTGGGATTCATCGGGCCGAACGGCGCGGGCAAGACGACAACGATCAATATCCTGGTCGGCCTGTCTCGCCCGACAAGCGGCTCCGCGCGGATTGCCGGCGCGGACTGCGCGACGGATTCTCGCCGGATCAAGCGGCTGGTCGGCTACATGCCCGACACGTTTGGTGCGTATGAAAATATGCGAGTCCGCGAATACCTGGATTTCTTCGGAGCCGCCTATGGCATCAAACGTCCCGAGCGGCGCAAGCGCATCGCTGAGGTGCTGGAAATCACGAACGCCGCGTGGATGCAGGACCGCTTCGTCGACGCACTCAGTCACGGCATGAAACAGCGGATCGGGATCGCTCGCACGATGCTGCACGACCCGGAGGTTCTGATTCTGGACGAACCTGCCAACGGCCTGGATCCCGCCGCTCGAATTGAAATGCGCGAAATCCTGCTGCGGCTGGCGAAGGCCGGAAAGACGCTGATCGTGACCAGCCACATTCTTCCCGAACTGGCCAGAATCTGTGACATGGTGGCCATCATTACTCACGGCAAACTGCGAGCGTTCGGCACCGTTGATGAAATCATGAAAACGGTCAATCAGAAACGCATGATTGAAGTGCAGCTCAGCCATGCCGGGCAGTTGCCGGAAGCCGCGAAGCTTGTCAGCCGCTGCGTTGACCAGCCCGGCGACGTCGCGCCCTCCGAAGCGGAAATGATTGTCCGCTTCCGGACAAGCCGCACCGAAGACGAACTGGGTTCGCTGCTGGAACAGATGATCTCGGCAGGAATCCGTGTGACTCAGTTCCGGGAGATTCCGGCGGATCTGGAAGACGCGTTCCTTTCCGTCACCGGCACGTCCACCACCGGCACGTCCGGCAACGGCGATTCCGGCAAGAGCGCGAATCCGGCTGACGCGACAGCGACCGCAATACTGCGGGACAAATCGGTCACTGCGGGGAAAGCAACGTGA